In the Leptolyngbya sp. 'hensonii' genome, one interval contains:
- a CDS encoding ABC transporter substrate-binding protein — translation MRISRRLHLRFALLAAIVGLTIVLTNCTGSSPGPSSSPALVYGSGGQPVNLEPGNITDGNSVVVQEQIYNRLLEFKPGTTELEPGLATSWTASERGRIWTFKLRRGVKFQDGTDFNAAAVQFNVERWWDRQHPQGYREAGKTYDIWKDFFGGFRGEPDSLLQDLVIEDDFTIKFVLKQPFAAFPAAIGSGYFGIASPAAIKQAGAKYGTPGSIAVGTGAFLFKEWRTGDRLVLQRNPTYWRQGLPRSEQLVIRFITDPAARLAQLRAGQIDFTVDFSPDQAQEIRQDANLDTVARPSFNVGFLALNPTYKPLADVRVRRAIAHGINRQNIVQAFWGDLGQNSPHFTPPALAWSQSSKMTDYGFNPQKAKQLLAEAGYPNGFDLDLWYMPVSRPYFPTPKPIAEAMAADLTAIGIRVNLQTKDWAAYLADRRRPPGFQSFMLGWTGDYGDPDNFYYPHFGPNSTTDLGGWRNDRLIQLLIQGRATDNQAARAKIYAEIDEILQSEVVRLPIVHSQPLLAKRKTIQGWIPSPLGSEPFETVHKG, via the coding sequence TTGCGAATATCCCGACGTCTGCATCTGCGGTTTGCACTACTGGCCGCGATCGTGGGCTTGACGATCGTCCTCACCAACTGCACTGGCTCCAGTCCAGGCCCCTCCAGTTCACCAGCGCTGGTCTATGGTTCGGGCGGGCAACCGGTCAACCTGGAACCGGGCAATATCACAGACGGGAACTCGGTGGTGGTGCAGGAGCAGATTTACAATCGCCTGCTGGAGTTTAAACCGGGAACCACAGAACTAGAACCCGGACTGGCCACCTCCTGGACTGCTTCCGAACGGGGCCGGATCTGGACGTTCAAATTGCGCCGAGGCGTGAAGTTTCAGGATGGGACAGACTTCAATGCCGCCGCTGTCCAGTTCAATGTCGAGCGGTGGTGGGACCGCCAGCATCCCCAGGGGTATCGGGAAGCGGGCAAGACCTACGACATCTGGAAGGACTTTTTTGGCGGCTTCCGAGGAGAACCGGATTCCCTGTTGCAGGACCTGGTCATCGAGGATGATTTCACGATCAAATTCGTGCTGAAGCAGCCCTTTGCAGCCTTTCCGGCGGCAATCGGCTCAGGGTATTTCGGGATTGCCAGTCCAGCAGCCATCAAGCAGGCCGGAGCAAAATATGGAACGCCGGGTTCGATCGCCGTTGGCACCGGGGCATTTCTGTTCAAGGAGTGGCGCACGGGCGATCGGCTGGTCCTGCAACGCAATCCCACCTACTGGCGGCAGGGGCTACCCCGGTCAGAACAACTGGTGATTCGCTTCATTACTGATCCGGCGGCTCGATTGGCCCAACTGCGAGCCGGACAGATTGACTTTACCGTCGATTTTTCCCCCGACCAAGCCCAGGAAATTCGGCAGGATGCCAACCTGGACACGGTGGCTCGCCCCTCTTTCAATGTCGGCTTCCTGGCCCTGAATCCCACCTATAAGCCCCTGGCGGATGTGCGGGTACGACGGGCGATCGCCCATGGGATCAATCGCCAGAACATTGTGCAGGCTTTCTGGGGCGATCTAGGCCAGAACAGCCCCCACTTTACGCCCCCAGCCCTGGCCTGGTCCCAATCCTCCAAAATGACTGACTACGGTTTCAATCCTCAGAAAGCGAAACAACTCCTGGCCGAGGCGGGCTATCCCAACGGCTTTGACCTAGACCTGTGGTACATGCCTGTATCCCGTCCGTACTTTCCGACACCAAAACCAATCGCCGAGGCCATGGCCGCCGACCTCACCGCGATCGGCATTCGGGTCAACCTGCAGACGAAAGACTGGGCAGCCTATCTGGCCGATCGCCGACGCCCACCAGGATTCCAGTCCTTTATGCTGGGTTGGACAGGAGACTATGGGGATCCAGACAATTTCTACTATCCCCACTTTGGTCCGAATTCCACGACAGACCTGGGGGGCTGGCGCAACGATCGCCTGATCCAGCTCCTGATCCAGGGCCGTGCCACGGACAATCAAGCCGCAAGGGCCAAGATTTACGCTGAGATCGACGAAATTCTCCAATCTGAGGTGGTGCGCTTGCCGATCGTCCATTCCCAACCATTACTGGCAAAACGCAAGACTATCCAGGGATGGATTCCCAGTCCCTTAGGCTCGGAACCCTTCGAGACAGTTCACAAGGGATGA
- a CDS encoding WecB/TagA/CpsF family glycosyltransferase: protein MSLVHILGSRVDPTSYADACDLIQSWAEAGASRYVIAANVHVVMTAYGQPHFQEVLNRADLVTPDGMPLVWGLRLLGNKDQSRVYGPDLMLAWCDRAAKLGIPLYLYGSTIATLTKLRHNLEQQFPGLIIAGTHAPPFRPLSEVEEASDRDRIRASGARVILVGLGCPKQELWMARQQGRLPTVMLGVGAAFSFFSGEVSQAPRWMMGLGLEWLYRFGMEPGRLWQRYLIHNPTFMILFSWQLLKTWMGQIDKQP, encoded by the coding sequence TTGAGTTTGGTTCACATTCTGGGTAGTCGCGTTGATCCCACCAGTTATGCAGATGCCTGCGATCTCATCCAATCCTGGGCTGAGGCTGGAGCCTCCCGCTATGTGATTGCCGCTAATGTGCATGTGGTGATGACGGCCTACGGGCAGCCTCACTTTCAAGAAGTCCTGAATCGAGCCGATCTGGTTACTCCCGATGGCATGCCACTGGTCTGGGGCTTGCGCCTGCTGGGAAACAAAGACCAATCTCGGGTCTATGGCCCTGATCTGATGCTGGCCTGGTGCGATCGGGCGGCCAAACTGGGGATTCCCCTCTATTTGTATGGCAGCACAATAGCAACGCTAACCAAACTCCGGCACAATCTAGAGCAGCAGTTTCCCGGTCTGATTATTGCTGGAACCCATGCCCCTCCGTTTCGCCCCCTGTCTGAAGTGGAGGAAGCCAGCGATCGGGATCGCATCCGGGCTTCGGGGGCGCGGGTGATTCTGGTGGGATTGGGGTGTCCCAAACAAGAACTGTGGATGGCCCGCCAGCAGGGACGACTGCCTACTGTGATGCTGGGCGTTGGAGCCGCCTTCAGCTTTTTTAGTGGTGAGGTTTCCCAGGCTCCCCGCTGGATGATGGGACTGGGCTTGGAGTGGCTCTATCGATTTGGGATGGAGCCCGGTCGCTTATGGCAGCGCTACTTAATTCACAACCCGACCTTCATGATCCTGTTTAGTTGGCAGCTCTTGAAAACCTGGATGGGTCAGATTGACAAACAACCCTGA
- a CDS encoding type II secretion system F family protein, producing the protein MSLSLSINHRQTIEFFEQLGTLLNAGLPLERSLSMAGQTGEDSFQRHLEAMAQSIAAGQNLATTLSRYPQYFDGWTVSLIRLAEYSGSLAEGCHRIAQNLDRQQRRQKLYRSASWTLVLTLISLVTLGVVLVQGNNNHLLRLGFWVAFLLLLGLIMVLIYGLASRRLDTKLYRLLLKVPVIGQLIQIRAVLHFTELALPLGCGVPLLTAVELIRDRMPDPDLAAGLGVAARQIRGGQPLSQGLQGCLPGIALSMVRTGEETGELDEMLQSMARYYGTELEKNLQLIQAILRPIGLLALGSLVLYLGIQMIRSGIDSLPN; encoded by the coding sequence GTGTCTTTATCCTTGAGCATCAACCATCGCCAGACGATCGAGTTTTTTGAGCAACTTGGCACTTTGCTGAATGCGGGGCTGCCCCTGGAGCGGAGTTTGAGCATGGCTGGTCAGACTGGAGAGGACTCTTTTCAACGCCATCTGGAAGCGATGGCTCAGTCGATCGCGGCGGGTCAGAATTTGGCCACGACCCTATCCCGCTATCCCCAATACTTTGATGGCTGGACTGTGAGTCTGATCCGGTTGGCAGAATATAGTGGCTCTCTGGCTGAAGGGTGCCATAGAATTGCCCAAAATCTGGATCGACAGCAGCGACGGCAGAAGCTGTACCGATCTGCCAGTTGGACTCTGGTTTTGACCCTGATCAGTCTGGTTACGTTGGGCGTTGTCCTGGTACAGGGCAACAACAATCACCTGCTCCGCCTTGGTTTCTGGGTTGCCTTCTTGTTGCTTCTGGGTCTGATTATGGTTTTGATTTACGGATTGGCCTCCCGTCGTCTGGATACGAAGCTCTATCGCCTGCTCTTGAAGGTACCGGTCATCGGCCAATTGATCCAGATTCGGGCGGTGCTCCACTTTACAGAACTGGCATTGCCTTTAGGGTGCGGGGTTCCATTACTGACGGCGGTAGAACTGATTCGCGATCGGATGCCCGATCCAGATCTGGCCGCTGGGTTAGGGGTCGCCGCCCGGCAAATTCGGGGGGGGCAGCCTTTAAGTCAGGGTCTACAGGGCTGCTTACCTGGGATTGCATTGAGCATGGTCCGAACTGGCGAGGAAACCGGCGAACTGGATGAGATGCTGCAGAGCATGGCCAGGTATTACGGGACCGAACTGGAGAAAAACCTGCAGTTGATTCAGGCCATTCTTCGCCCGATCGGACTCCTGGCTTTGGGAAGTCTGGTTTTGTATCTGGGCATTCAAATGATTCGATCTGGAATTGATTCGTTACCTAATTGA
- a CDS encoding DUF2808 domain-containing protein: MKTIPVVLGTVLLLTLGVTDPIVRKSPAVQLADGTVYFNRPPDLVGASATYKTAYAWNSTYAFTLDLLENAGEPLQRVTITLKDTPDPVRYFLEETRAFARTPDGQTRTLTLEQVTFAPEAQAVTVVFNPPVPPGRTVTIELRPVENPSGGVYLFGVTAFPAGEKTYGQFIGYGRIQINDRDYSRFQGPGFFFR, encoded by the coding sequence ATGAAGACAATTCCAGTTGTTTTGGGAACAGTACTGCTCTTGACCCTGGGAGTGACAGACCCGATCGTCCGCAAAAGTCCGGCGGTGCAGTTGGCAGATGGTACGGTCTATTTCAATCGTCCCCCCGACCTGGTTGGGGCATCCGCAACCTATAAGACTGCCTATGCCTGGAATTCAACCTATGCGTTTACCCTAGACCTGTTAGAGAATGCTGGGGAACCCCTGCAACGGGTAACCATCACCCTGAAGGATACTCCCGATCCGGTGCGTTACTTTTTGGAGGAGACCCGTGCCTTTGCCCGCACGCCAGATGGCCAGACTCGTACCCTGACCCTGGAACAAGTCACCTTTGCACCGGAGGCTCAGGCCGTAACGGTGGTATTTAATCCGCCAGTGCCCCCCGGAAGAACCGTCACGATTGAGCTGCGGCCCGTCGAGAATCCCAGTGGTGGGGTTTACCTATTTGGGGTGACGGCTTTTCCCGCTGGAGAAAAAACCTACGGCCAATTTATCGGCTATGGTCGGATTCAAATTAACGATCGAGATTACTCCCGTTTCCAGGGACCCGGTTTTTTCTTCCGTTAG
- a CDS encoding energy transducer TonB: protein MAYSAWAHSLPELLRQPIAISVMASLGLHGLFAATFSQQAQKSEPLPETVKVVELTPAERSRLPQSRLPQAFVPQTPLPTNQPPSLSNLFPTLPPGGASPFPPSGRSTNSLPYGTQSAAPWYWSMPPRQPLPNVVTPPANRTTVTIPQNPSQSPPTPTAATVKNPDLDRLIGSQAASPQPSPSPTPGTTPSPLPSPTATTRPNKIPATAIERMRELQAQRRATNLQPPPGETGDPAESVASGELSKWLEKYNIQSNLKTLEIPASSPQNLKGKVLVAVTVDATGKAIDKTAEVIQSSGNESLDQAALDAAKNHNFSPAAEGQAYLIVIRFGDESSANFQPFPSRS from the coding sequence ATGGCTTACTCTGCATGGGCTCATTCCCTTCCCGAATTACTCCGTCAACCGATCGCGATCTCGGTGATGGCATCTCTGGGCTTGCATGGCCTGTTTGCAGCCACCTTCTCCCAACAAGCGCAAAAGTCAGAGCCGCTGCCAGAGACGGTCAAGGTTGTTGAGCTGACCCCTGCTGAGCGAAGTCGCCTGCCCCAGTCCCGCTTACCGCAGGCTTTTGTGCCCCAGACCCCCTTACCCACAAACCAGCCCCCCAGCCTGAGTAACCTGTTTCCCACCTTACCTCCGGGGGGGGCCTCCCCTTTCCCCCCGTCTGGTCGATCGACCAATAGCCTGCCCTACGGCACCCAATCAGCGGCCCCCTGGTACTGGTCGATGCCCCCCCGTCAACCATTGCCCAATGTCGTCACTCCCCCTGCTAACAGAACGACCGTTACCATCCCACAGAACCCCAGCCAGTCTCCCCCCACTCCTACGGCTGCGACCGTTAAGAATCCTGACCTGGATCGGCTGATTGGCTCTCAGGCTGCCTCGCCTCAACCCTCCCCCTCCCCCACACCTGGGACAACTCCATCCCCCTTGCCTTCCCCAACTGCCACTACTCGACCCAACAAAATTCCGGCCACGGCCATCGAGCGGATGCGAGAACTGCAAGCCCAGCGCCGGGCAACTAACCTGCAACCGCCACCTGGTGAAACCGGGGACCCGGCTGAGAGTGTGGCTTCCGGTGAATTGAGTAAGTGGTTGGAGAAATACAACATTCAATCCAATTTGAAAACGCTGGAGATCCCGGCCAGCAGCCCGCAAAACCTGAAGGGCAAGGTTCTTGTTGCGGTTACGGTTGATGCCACTGGCAAAGCGATCGACAAAACTGCCGAAGTCATTCAAAGTTCCGGGAATGAATCTCTGGATCAGGCAGCCCTGGATGCAGCTAAGAATCATAACTTTTCTCCTGCGGCAGAAGGGCAGGCTTACCTGATTGTGATCAGATTTGGGGATGAGTCCTCTGCTAACTTCCAGCCGTTTCCCTCTCGGTCTTGA
- a CDS encoding SOS response-associated peptidase, whose translation MCGRFTLSPSPEVLAEVFQLAAVPDLSPRYNIAPTQSIAAILQTESGRYCKLLRWGLIPAWAKDPQMGARLINARSETVAEKPSFRSAFRQRRCLIPADGFYEWQRTKTGKQPFYFRMQDGSPFAFAGLWERWQGNGTTEAINTCTILTTEANSLLKPIHDRMPVILQPQDYATWLAPTTTQGNVLQSLLRPYEAALMTAFPVTSQVNYPGNDTPDCIQADRSQIDAGLL comes from the coding sequence ATGTGTGGACGATTCACTCTGAGCCCATCTCCGGAAGTTCTGGCCGAGGTCTTTCAACTGGCAGCAGTTCCTGACCTATCCCCGCGTTACAACATTGCGCCAACCCAGTCGATCGCGGCGATTCTCCAAACTGAGTCTGGTCGCTACTGCAAATTACTCCGCTGGGGCTTGATTCCAGCCTGGGCCAAAGACCCGCAGATGGGAGCCCGTCTGATTAATGCTCGCTCCGAAACGGTGGCCGAAAAGCCCTCTTTTCGATCGGCCTTCCGGCAACGTCGTTGTCTGATTCCGGCAGATGGCTTCTACGAATGGCAACGGACAAAAACGGGTAAGCAGCCGTTCTACTTTCGGATGCAGGATGGCAGTCCTTTCGCTTTTGCTGGGTTATGGGAACGCTGGCAGGGCAATGGAACAACGGAGGCGATCAACACCTGTACCATCCTGACAACAGAGGCTAATTCCTTACTGAAGCCGATCCACGATCGCATGCCCGTTATTCTCCAACCCCAGGACTATGCAACCTGGTTGGCTCCAACTACAACCCAGGGCAATGTGCTGCAGTCCCTGTTGCGCCCCTATGAGGCCGCTCTGATGACGGCTTTCCCGGTTACATCCCAAGTGAACTATCCAGGGAATGACACCCCCGACTGTATCCAAGCAGACCGGTCACAAATCGATGCGGGGTTGCTTTAA
- a CDS encoding caspase family protein, which translates to MPLVTPPILAFQKLLNSSIVALLLGSTAPVSTIPEPGISVAGTCQEARKPLFAVFGGGGAPSYNEIALEKNVLYFQRTLKAMGYDPKNAAIFFANGNSGEATVRYIDPSSGQQKFKVPQIPNLSGASSPDNLRRLMQQTAKQMQTGDRLFFYFTGHGGHNRRDEDNNVMLLWRDQPISVRQFTRLLDQMPQDTTFVAMMAQCYSGAFANLIYEGGDATRPLAPQSRCGFFATIKTRPSVGCTPAVNEADYRDYSSSFFAGLSGRSRTGTAVASADYNRDGRVSYAEAHAFAKVDEQTTDLPISTSEVWLQKDVTEKEADKILGQPIVQILPSARPEQRFVVESLARKFSFNLRESFLGNLRKLNQSRYGSEENQAYLIRLQSELVNISVEKQLRSKGDPAKTSDFDRILKCEGGSW; encoded by the coding sequence ATGCCCCTGGTTACCCCCCCGATACTGGCTTTCCAGAAGCTTCTGAATTCTTCGATCGTGGCTCTTCTCCTAGGTTCAACTGCCCCGGTGTCCACAATTCCAGAACCTGGGATTTCCGTGGCAGGAACCTGTCAGGAAGCTCGCAAACCCTTATTTGCTGTCTTTGGGGGGGGTGGGGCTCCTTCCTACAATGAAATCGCGCTCGAAAAAAATGTGCTGTATTTTCAGCGCACCCTGAAAGCCATGGGCTATGACCCCAAAAACGCGGCGATTTTCTTCGCCAATGGTAACAGTGGTGAGGCGACCGTTCGTTATATCGACCCCTCCTCCGGTCAACAGAAATTTAAGGTGCCCCAAATTCCCAATCTATCAGGAGCCTCCAGCCCGGATAATCTGCGCCGCCTGATGCAGCAGACCGCCAAGCAGATGCAAACAGGCGATCGTCTCTTTTTCTACTTCACGGGCCATGGTGGGCACAATCGCCGGGATGAGGATAATAATGTGATGCTGCTCTGGCGTGACCAGCCGATCTCTGTGCGGCAGTTTACCCGCCTCCTGGATCAGATGCCGCAGGATACGACCTTTGTCGCCATGATGGCCCAATGCTATTCTGGGGCCTTTGCCAACCTGATTTATGAAGGGGGAGATGCCACTCGTCCCCTAGCACCCCAGAGCCGATGCGGATTCTTTGCCACTATTAAGACTCGGCCCTCCGTCGGTTGTACTCCTGCCGTGAATGAAGCTGATTATCGGGATTACAGTTCCAGCTTTTTTGCCGGACTCAGTGGCCGATCGCGCACCGGAACAGCCGTAGCCTCCGCTGACTACAACCGGGATGGGCGAGTGTCCTATGCAGAAGCCCATGCCTTTGCCAAGGTCGATGAACAGACCACTGACCTGCCCATCTCCACTTCAGAAGTCTGGCTCCAGAAAGACGTTACCGAGAAAGAGGCAGACAAAATTTTGGGGCAACCGATCGTCCAGATTTTGCCTAGTGCCCGTCCCGAACAGCGGTTTGTTGTCGAGTCTCTGGCTCGCAAGTTCAGCTTCAACCTGCGCGAGTCGTTTCTGGGCAATCTGCGTAAGCTTAACCAATCCCGATACGGCAGTGAGGAAAATCAGGCTTACCTGATCCGGCTGCAATCTGAGCTGGTTAATATCAGTGTGGAGAAACAACTCCGCAGCAAAGGCGATCCGGCCAAGACATCTGACTTCGATCGTATCCTTAAATGCGAAGGTGGCTCCTGGTAA
- a CDS encoding mucoidy inhibitor MuiA family protein — protein sequence MQITPRSSDPIRPLTLDAPISVVTLLEDRAQIKRIGNADLEPGLWRLQVERVAPVLSDKSLRAEFQRDYPGARIDDVRARRQMLVKEADRPADIQALQSEARSLLRAFEQAGEDRSQREFCFDRLQDILERSLQELPMDAAWGQVDPRSWREQLQPLFQRLRELRSEVQTTYQTQKVLRVQLQDLLTRLKALYRPDLVYVAAIEADVMIAQAGNYGIAFDYVVPNALWRPYHQARLLPGGSRGDRLEEILSPLPPAPSPESWWLSFQVDGCVWQRTGEDWQDVELIFSTARASLGTEPPLLADDLLNVQEKAKQVVIQARDQQVQTTGMGAGEIPDTVELPGVDDGGEVRNLRSATRTTIPADGQPYRVPLFSFETPAEVEFVLMPELSCQVIFKSVQVNTAQFPLLAGPVDLVRHSGFVGRTSLLFIAPGEKFALGWGPEESLRVQRTQEEKKDQDLLTRWRSVTTTVNLFLSNIGAEPRRIKTTERVPLSELEQVKVEVMAAETTHGVKPDENGFCTWTFNLEPYSQQQATLVYKLSSAPDVQGL from the coding sequence ATGCAAATCACTCCTCGATCGTCTGACCCTATTCGCCCCCTGACTCTCGATGCGCCCATTTCTGTGGTAACACTCCTGGAGGATCGGGCGCAGATCAAACGGATCGGAAATGCCGATCTGGAACCGGGACTATGGCGGTTACAGGTGGAGCGGGTGGCCCCGGTACTGTCAGATAAGTCCCTGCGGGCAGAGTTTCAGCGAGATTATCCGGGTGCCCGTATTGATGATGTCCGGGCTAGACGACAGATGCTGGTAAAAGAAGCCGATCGACCGGCTGATATTCAGGCCCTACAATCAGAGGCTCGATCGCTGCTGCGGGCATTTGAGCAAGCGGGTGAGGACCGGTCCCAGCGAGAGTTCTGCTTCGATCGGTTGCAAGACATCCTGGAAAGGAGCTTGCAAGAGTTGCCGATGGATGCGGCCTGGGGACAGGTGGACCCCCGTTCCTGGCGAGAACAGCTCCAACCCCTGTTTCAGCGCCTGCGGGAATTGCGATCGGAGGTGCAAACAACCTATCAGACCCAGAAGGTTCTGAGGGTTCAGCTTCAAGATCTCCTGACCCGTTTGAAGGCGTTATATCGTCCTGACCTGGTTTACGTGGCTGCGATTGAAGCAGATGTGATGATTGCCCAGGCTGGCAACTATGGCATTGCCTTCGATTATGTCGTTCCAAATGCTTTGTGGCGACCTTATCACCAGGCCCGACTGTTGCCAGGAGGGAGCCGGGGCGATCGCCTGGAAGAAATCCTCTCGCCCTTGCCCCCAGCCCCCTCCCCTGAATCCTGGTGGCTGTCTTTCCAGGTCGATGGCTGCGTCTGGCAGCGCACCGGAGAAGATTGGCAGGATGTGGAGCTGATTTTTTCCACAGCCAGAGCCTCTCTGGGAACAGAACCACCTTTGCTGGCTGATGACCTGTTGAATGTTCAGGAGAAAGCTAAACAGGTTGTGATTCAGGCTCGTGACCAGCAGGTGCAGACCACTGGCATGGGGGCTGGTGAAATCCCGGATACGGTGGAATTGCCTGGTGTGGATGATGGGGGAGAGGTGCGGAATCTGCGTTCTGCGACCCGGACTACGATTCCTGCTGATGGTCAACCCTATCGAGTGCCTCTCTTTTCCTTTGAGACTCCGGCAGAGGTCGAATTCGTCCTGATGCCAGAGTTGTCCTGCCAGGTCATCTTTAAAAGTGTCCAGGTAAACACGGCTCAATTTCCCCTTCTGGCTGGGCCAGTAGACTTGGTGCGGCATTCTGGTTTTGTGGGTCGAACTTCATTGCTGTTTATCGCCCCCGGAGAGAAGTTTGCCCTCGGTTGGGGACCAGAGGAGTCTCTGCGGGTGCAACGCACCCAGGAGGAGAAAAAAGACCAGGATCTGCTGACCCGCTGGCGATCGGTGACAACAACCGTGAACCTATTCCTCTCCAACATTGGTGCTGAGCCTCGGCGGATCAAAACCACTGAACGAGTGCCATTGTCAGAGCTGGAGCAAGTGAAAGTCGAAGTGATGGCAGCAGAGACTACCCATGGGGTTAAGCCCGATGAAAATGGCTTTTGTACCTGGACCTTTAACCTGGAACCTTACTCCCAGCAGCAGGCCACCCTGGTCTACAAGCTCTCCTCTGCTCCCGATGTGCAAGGACTTTAG
- a CDS encoding phage holin family protein: protein MTAFLIAALITAVSLLIISKLPLGIQVDSFWKALVAAIVFGILNGIAQSVPGWITFLPKLLTLGLFSLIANAIIFGLAAWLVRGFDLRWGFWSALLGSIALSFVNSILSWVLDTIFPNLIR, encoded by the coding sequence ATGACTGCTTTTTTGATTGCGGCTCTCATTACTGCTGTCAGTTTGCTGATCATTTCTAAACTGCCCCTGGGTATCCAGGTCGATAGTTTCTGGAAAGCCCTGGTGGCTGCAATTGTTTTTGGAATTCTCAATGGGATCGCTCAAAGCGTCCCCGGTTGGATTACCTTTCTGCCTAAACTGCTAACCCTCGGGTTGTTTTCCTTGATCGCCAATGCCATCATTTTTGGTCTGGCTGCCTGGCTGGTCAGAGGCTTTGACCTGCGGTGGGGATTTTGGAGTGCCCTTCTGGGATCGATCGCCCTCAGCTTTGTTAATTCCATCCTCAGTTGGGTTCTCGATACGATTTTTCCCAATCTGATTCGGTAG
- a CDS encoding iron uptake porin produces the protein MLKVQSLLISSAILTGLAFHAVPSVAASVDPLAEDQINSVSQLSDVQPTDWAFQALQSLVERYGCVVGYPDGSYRGNRAMTRYEFAAGLNACMDRVNELIASATANLVTKEDLATLQRLQEEFATELATLRGRVDALEARTATLEAQQFSTTTKLFGEAIFAVTGVATGQDINQTDIPRITTLGYRTRLNLDTSFNGRDLLRTRLQSINLNYFSSPAGTNSQLPEGVLRFDSGPFAAGSSTVSLDALLYSFPIGDRTTVVLEGNAGATDDFALTLNPFLDGDGGSGALSNFGTRNSIYYYVSGAGIGIRHEFNDYLEISLGYLAGTPNNPAPGNGLFNGSYGTIGQIVFKPSDRFNLAFAYINAYNTNTGTGSLRSNLAFTTGLPTVTNSYGIQGSFQVSPNFVVNAWGGYTAARVIGLGDADIWSYAVGLAFPDLGKEGNLAGIIVGVEPRVAGATFPTITVANNGSLAAGTTITSVDRDTSLHVEGFYQYRVNDNITITPGLIWLTAPNHDARNAGAVIGVIRTTFTF, from the coding sequence ATGTTAAAGGTTCAATCTTTGTTGATCTCATCTGCTATTCTAACCGGGCTGGCTTTTCATGCAGTTCCATCCGTGGCGGCATCGGTTGATCCGCTAGCTGAAGACCAGATCAATTCTGTCTCCCAGCTATCGGACGTACAGCCCACTGACTGGGCATTTCAGGCTCTACAATCCCTGGTTGAACGCTACGGTTGCGTCGTAGGCTATCCCGATGGCAGTTATCGGGGGAATCGGGCCATGACCCGCTACGAATTTGCGGCTGGTCTGAATGCCTGTATGGACCGGGTAAATGAGCTCATTGCCTCGGCTACGGCCAATCTGGTAACGAAAGAGGATCTGGCGACCCTGCAACGACTGCAGGAAGAATTTGCCACTGAGCTGGCTACTCTGCGGGGGCGGGTCGATGCCTTAGAAGCCCGGACAGCAACCCTGGAAGCCCAACAATTTTCAACCACAACGAAACTATTTGGAGAAGCAATTTTTGCTGTAACGGGTGTGGCAACCGGGCAGGACATTAACCAGACTGACATTCCCCGAATTACAACGCTGGGCTATCGGACTCGTCTCAACCTGGATACCAGTTTCAACGGTCGAGATTTACTCAGAACCCGACTTCAATCCATTAACCTGAACTACTTCTCCAGTCCGGCAGGAACCAACAGTCAATTGCCGGAAGGGGTGCTGAGATTTGATTCAGGTCCCTTTGCTGCGGGTAGCAGCACAGTCAGTCTCGATGCGCTGCTCTACAGTTTCCCGATCGGCGATCGCACCACCGTTGTGCTGGAAGGGAACGCTGGGGCCACCGATGACTTTGCCCTCACCCTCAACCCTTTCCTAGACGGGGATGGAGGCAGCGGTGCCCTCTCTAACTTTGGGACCCGGAATTCCATCTACTACTATGTCAGTGGTGCAGGTATTGGCATCCGTCACGAATTCAACGACTATCTGGAAATCAGTCTGGGGTATCTGGCGGGCACTCCCAATAATCCAGCTCCTGGCAATGGTCTGTTCAATGGCTCCTACGGCACGATCGGCCAGATTGTATTTAAACCGAGCGATCGATTTAACCTGGCCTTTGCCTATATCAATGCCTACAACACCAATACGGGCACTGGCAGCCTGCGATCGAACCTGGCCTTCACCACCGGGCTACCCACTGTCACCAATTCCTATGGTATTCAAGGGTCTTTTCAGGTTAGCCCAAATTTTGTCGTCAATGCCTGGGGCGGTTATACGGCAGCGCGGGTGATTGGCCTGGGGGATGCGGACATTTGGTCCTATGCGGTGGGATTGGCCTTCCCCGATCTGGGTAAAGAAGGAAACCTGGCTGGCATTATCGTGGGTGTGGAACCCAGAGTCGCAGGGGCAACGTTCCCAACGATTACGGTGGCCAACAATGGCTCCCTAGCTGCGGGTACCACCATTACCTCGGTCGATCGAGACACCTCTCTCCATGTGGAAGGATTTTACCAGTACCGGGTGAATGACAATATCACCATTACTCCTGGCCTGATCTGGCTCACGGCCCCCAATCACGATGCCCGCAATGCAGGGGCGGTGATTGGGGTAATTCGCACCACATTTACATTTTAA